One window of the Cryptomeria japonica chromosome 7, Sugi_1.0, whole genome shotgun sequence genome contains the following:
- the LOC131041907 gene encoding disease resistance protein RPV1 isoform X2, with product MSLKVFGAQLYGISNKDYWEPQLNKISRILDEDIKEKLKMRCDALDNEEKQMFLDCACFFIGDKKTSAIVTWDGSGWSGLHGWERLLSKCLVELDDYVCIRMHDHLKDLGREIAIQQSPYRLWSPQQSPQQIIIADNEAQVTGNYYNQVIGDKSRELVWLRWFHHGQRNLHSLSSLKNLRVLELNEELWANKHHLEELWQTDSTGPVLLRELVIYGCSKVEGFPKSIGCLINLKKIVLSYGSKMKSLPESFCLFQSLEHLELLVCVKLSSLPSSFGNLRNLRHLDLSGCTELSVLPDSFKKLILLGHLCLEGCSTLTLESNLFVNITKIEYLNLEGCMLKVFPRHITNQVNLTVLSVDGTSGLREIPTNISQPGKLQKFYVGSELLTSLPTTLGDFSCLTALRILINTPS from the exons ATGTCTCTAAAGGTTTTTGGAGCACAATTATACGGTATCTCTAACAAAGATTATTGGGAACCTCAATTAAACAAGATATCCAGAATACTAGATGAAGATATTAAGGAGAAGCTAAAAATGAGATGTGATGCCCTAGATAATGAAGAGAAGCAGATGTTTTTAGATTGTGCTTGTTTCTTCATTGGAGATAAGAAAACATCGGCCATTGTAACTTGGGACGGATCAGGGTGGAGTGGTCTCCATGGTTGGGAAAGGCTTCTAAGTAAGTGTCTAGTTGAACTTGATGATTATGTCTGTATAAGAATGCATGATCACTTAAAAGATTTGGGAAGAGAAATTGCAATTCAACAGTCACCTTACCGACTCTGGTCTCCCCAACAGTCTCCCCAACAGATCATTATTGCTGATAACGAAGCACAG GTCACAGGAAATTATTATAATCAAGTAATTGGTGATAAATCAAGAGAGTTGGTATGGCTTCGCTGGTTTCACCATGGACAAAGAAATCTTCACTCATTGAGTTCATTGAAAAATTTGAGGGTTTTAGAACTCAACGAAGAGCTTTGGGCTAATAAACATCACTTGGAAGAACTATGGCAGACTGACAGCACA GGTCCTGTGCTGTTAAGAGAGCTGGTTATTTATGGGTGCTCAAAAGTTGAAGGGTTTCCAAAGTCAATAGGATGTCtcataaatttgaaaaaaattgtctTGTCGTATGGATCAAAGATGAAGAGCCTACCAGAAAGCTTTTGCCTTTTCCAATCGCTTGAGCACCTGGAATTACTTGTTTGTGTAAAGCTATCATCACTACCGAGCAGTTTTGGAAATTTGAGAAACCTGAGGCATCTAGATTTGTCCGGTTGCACAGAATTGAGTGTGTTGCCAGACTCTTTCAAGAAGCTAATACTCCTAGGACACCTCTGCCTAGAGGGATGTTCCACACTTACCTTAGAGTCGAACCTTTTTGTAAACATCACAAAGATTGAATATTTGAATCTTGAAGGGTGCATGTTGAAAGTGTTTCCTCGTCACATCACAAATCAGGTCAACTTGACAGTGCTCAGTGTAGATGGTACCAGTGGTTTAAGGGAGATACCAACAAACATCAGTCAACCGGGCAAATTACAAAAGTTTTATGTCGGGAGTGAGTTGTTGACAAGCCTGCCGACAACTCTTGGAGATTTTTCCTGCTTGACTGCTCTTAGAATTTTAATCAATACCCCAAGCTAA
- the LOC131041907 gene encoding inactive disease resistance protein RPS4 isoform X4, translating into MASTSRQPQVELADAFEEIAPSASTSGRSRVPVKKMPYDVFINHRGPDVKYTVATTLHNTLSVLGFRVFLDSEELEMRDFLPGEIEEAMRSPSLHIAIFSQNYAQSPWCLAELSFIFKTGKQIVPIFYHVQPDDVRYAKGVYADALSQHKNKGRYTSKKLEEWKNALNNVSYNAGYIINNKEFSMVGIPVTVLKNIKDLRVVNPKNQAMRIYSSLWNVDDWATRGGAVKIYWSISPFVASYRNFKIQACSASFVCSVNSWYISERQRHCSRVSSRNFNVCTRIILITITARIPKAFHRVFLLNALVGVSTDFKGLTYMILKLKWLFITLIILQGSQY; encoded by the exons ATGGCATCTACTTCTAGGCAACCACAGGTTGAGCTTGCGGATGCTTTTGAAGAAATTGCACCATCTGCATCTACTTCTGGTAGATCCAGAGTGCCTGTGAAAAAGATGCCTTACGATGTATTTATTAATCATCGTGGCCCTGATGTCAAATACACAGTGGCGACCACTCTCCATAATACCCTTAGTGTCTTGGgatttagggtttttcttgattcAGAAGAGCTTGAAATGCGTGATTTCTTGCCTGGAGAAATAGAAGAAGCTATGCGCAGTCCTTCACTCCATATAGCTATATTTTCTCAGAATTATGCACAATCTCCGTGGTGTTTGGCAGAGCTTTCATTTATCTTCAAAACAGGCAAGCAGATTGTTCCTATTTTTTACCACGTTCAGCCTGACGATGTTCGATACGCAAAAGGAGTCTATGCTGATGCACTTTCTCAACACAAAAACAAGGGTAGATACACCTCAAAAAAGCTTGAAGAGTGGAAGAATGCACTCAACAATGTTTCCTACAATGCCGGCTACATCATTAATAACAAAGA ATTTTCTATGGTTGGAATTCCGGTGACAGTCCTTAAGAACATAAAGGATTTGAGAGTGGTAAATCCTAAGAATCAAGCGATGAGAATATATTCGAGCCTGTGGAATGTAGATGATTGGGCAACGAGAGGCGGTGCAGTGAAGATTTACTGGAGCATCTCTCCTTTTGTTGCTTCATATAGAAATTTCAAAATACAGGCATGCTCTGCCTCCTTTGTTTGCTCTGTGAATTCATGGTACATTTCAGAACGTCAGAGGCACTGCAGTCGAGTGAGCAGCAGAAACTTTAATGTGTGCACAAGAATTATATTAATTACGATTACTGCTCGGATCCCCAAAGCTTTTCATAGGGTTTTCCTCCTGAATGCACTTGTCGGGGTTTCAACTGATTTCAAAGGATTGACATACATGATTCTCAAGCTCAAGTGGCTATTTATAACCCTCATTATTTTGCAAGGATCGCAATACTGA
- the LOC131041907 gene encoding disease resistance protein TAO1 isoform X1, which produces MSLKVFGAQLYGISNKDYWEPQLNKISRILDEDIKEKLKMRCDALDNEEKQMFLDCACFFIGDKKTSAIVTWDGSGWSGLHGWERLLSKCLVELDDYVCIRMHDHLKDLGREIAIQQSPYRLWSPQQSPQQIIIADNEAQRIVIRGIMAITAGSTIEVEFPRCSQGGELIVNTSRGEDCGLTPNSLGLKFFQVTGNYYNQVIGDKSRELVWLRWFHHGQRNLHSLSSLKNLRVLELNEELWANKHHLEELWQTDSTGPVLLRELVIYGCSKVEGFPKSIGCLINLKKIVLSYGSKMKSLPESFCLFQSLEHLELLVCVKLSSLPSSFGNLRNLRHLDLSGCTELSVLPDSFKKLILLGHLCLEGCSTLTLESNLFVNITKIEYLNLEGCMLKVFPRHITNQVNLTVLSVDGTSGLREIPTNISQPGKLQKFYVGSELLTSLPTTLGDFSCLTALRILINTPS; this is translated from the exons ATGTCTCTAAAGGTTTTTGGAGCACAATTATACGGTATCTCTAACAAAGATTATTGGGAACCTCAATTAAACAAGATATCCAGAATACTAGATGAAGATATTAAGGAGAAGCTAAAAATGAGATGTGATGCCCTAGATAATGAAGAGAAGCAGATGTTTTTAGATTGTGCTTGTTTCTTCATTGGAGATAAGAAAACATCGGCCATTGTAACTTGGGACGGATCAGGGTGGAGTGGTCTCCATGGTTGGGAAAGGCTTCTAAGTAAGTGTCTAGTTGAACTTGATGATTATGTCTGTATAAGAATGCATGATCACTTAAAAGATTTGGGAAGAGAAATTGCAATTCAACAGTCACCTTACCGACTCTGGTCTCCCCAACAGTCTCCCCAACAGATCATTATTGCTGATAACGAAGCACAG AGAATTGTTATTCGAGGAATAATGGCCATAACAGCTGGATCCACAATAGAGGTTGAGTTTCCTCGATGTTCCCAGGGTGGAGAGCTTATAGTTAACACAAGCAGAGGAGAAGATTGTGGCCTCACACCCAATTCGCTTGGATTAAAATTTTTTCAGGTCACAGGAAATTATTATAATCAAGTAATTGGTGATAAATCAAGAGAGTTGGTATGGCTTCGCTGGTTTCACCATGGACAAAGAAATCTTCACTCATTGAGTTCATTGAAAAATTTGAGGGTTTTAGAACTCAACGAAGAGCTTTGGGCTAATAAACATCACTTGGAAGAACTATGGCAGACTGACAGCACA GGTCCTGTGCTGTTAAGAGAGCTGGTTATTTATGGGTGCTCAAAAGTTGAAGGGTTTCCAAAGTCAATAGGATGTCtcataaatttgaaaaaaattgtctTGTCGTATGGATCAAAGATGAAGAGCCTACCAGAAAGCTTTTGCCTTTTCCAATCGCTTGAGCACCTGGAATTACTTGTTTGTGTAAAGCTATCATCACTACCGAGCAGTTTTGGAAATTTGAGAAACCTGAGGCATCTAGATTTGTCCGGTTGCACAGAATTGAGTGTGTTGCCAGACTCTTTCAAGAAGCTAATACTCCTAGGACACCTCTGCCTAGAGGGATGTTCCACACTTACCTTAGAGTCGAACCTTTTTGTAAACATCACAAAGATTGAATATTTGAATCTTGAAGGGTGCATGTTGAAAGTGTTTCCTCGTCACATCACAAATCAGGTCAACTTGACAGTGCTCAGTGTAGATGGTACCAGTGGTTTAAGGGAGATACCAACAAACATCAGTCAACCGGGCAAATTACAAAAGTTTTATGTCGGGAGTGAGTTGTTGACAAGCCTGCCGACAACTCTTGGAGATTTTTCCTGCTTGACTGCTCTTAGAATTTTAATCAATACCCCAAGCTAA
- the LOC131041907 gene encoding disease resistance protein Roq1 isoform X3, protein MASTSRQPQVELADAFEEIAPSASTSGRSRVPVKKMPYDVFINHRGPDVKYTVATTLHNTLSVLGFRVFLDSEELEMRDFLPGEIEEAMRSPSLHIAIFSQNYAQSPWCLAELSFIFKTGKQIVPIFYHVQPDDVRYAKGVYADALSQHKNKGRYTSKKLEEWKNALNNVSYNAGYIINNKEDEERLLKNIVNCVLKVIKNVPLVVAKHPVGLNEVVIDFERTRLQSAEGHCTVQFVGIWGMGGSGKTSLAKQLYNNKYKNMERCSFLLDAGSKNILYQKQKKLLRGLGLKDVSVDNIEEGKGILGSRLKSVQVLIVLDDVDKVDQLDALVPKKDNLGCGSLIIVTTRELQVLRSWGISSIYKMKALDSPHAKQLFCCHAFLQPSPLPDFEDLVKNFLYVCKGLPCL, encoded by the exons ATGGCATCTACTTCTAGGCAACCACAGGTTGAGCTTGCGGATGCTTTTGAAGAAATTGCACCATCTGCATCTACTTCTGGTAGATCCAGAGTGCCTGTGAAAAAGATGCCTTACGATGTATTTATTAATCATCGTGGCCCTGATGTCAAATACACAGTGGCGACCACTCTCCATAATACCCTTAGTGTCTTGGgatttagggtttttcttgattcAGAAGAGCTTGAAATGCGTGATTTCTTGCCTGGAGAAATAGAAGAAGCTATGCGCAGTCCTTCACTCCATATAGCTATATTTTCTCAGAATTATGCACAATCTCCGTGGTGTTTGGCAGAGCTTTCATTTATCTTCAAAACAGGCAAGCAGATTGTTCCTATTTTTTACCACGTTCAGCCTGACGATGTTCGATACGCAAAAGGAGTCTATGCTGATGCACTTTCTCAACACAAAAACAAGGGTAGATACACCTCAAAAAAGCTTGAAGAGTGGAAGAATGCACTCAACAATGTTTCCTACAATGCCGGCTACATCATTAATAACAAAGA AGATGAGGAGAGATTGCTCAAGAATATTGTTAATTGTGTATTGAAAGTAATTAAAAATGTGCCACTTGTGGTCGCCAAACATCCAGTTGGTCTAAATGAAGTTGTCATAGACTTTGAGAGGACAAGACTTCAATCTGCAGAAGGCCATTGCACTGTACAATTTGTGGGTATCTGGGGTATGGGTGGTTCTGGCAAGACCAGTCTTGCTAAACAGTTATACAACAATAAATACAAAAATATGGAAAGGTGTAGTTTTTTATTAGATGCTGGTTCCAAAAATATATTGTATCAAAAACAGAAAAAGCTCCTAAGGGGCCTTGGTCTCAAAGATGTATCAGTTGACAATATAGAAGAAGGGAAGGGGATTCTTGGTAGTCGTTTAAAATCTGTTCAAGTGCTTATTGTTCTAGATGATGTTGATAAGGTAGATCAATTGGATGCACTAGTGCCTAAGAAGGACAATCTTGGATGTGGTAGCTTAATTATAGTTACTACAAGAGAACTTCAAGTCCTTAGATCTTGGGGCATCTCATCCATTTATAAGATGAAAGCACTAGATTCACCTCATGCCAAGCAGCTCTTTTGTTGCCATGCATTCTTGCAGCCTTCTCCACTCCCAGACTTTGAGGATTTGGTTAAAAACTTCCTATATGTTTGCAAGGGATTACCATGTCTCTAA